The following nucleotide sequence is from Anabaena sphaerica FACHB-251.
TCTATTTGCTATATTTCTTCATGAAGGAGTATGTATTTAGATATCTATCTTTCAGCCAGGCTTAGTTGTAAATCTGTGGTGATGGCAAAAAACCACAATCTCAAAAACACAATTTAAGTTTGTATTGGTCAAGTAATCAAACAGATAATTGCAATTGACAGCACAAAGCACAGCCTTTAGTTACTTGTGACTAATGACCAAAATAGGTTTAATTTGATTAACTCTAATTCACAGCAATATTTAGCTATACCATCTATCAGTTGAGTTTGGGATAGCAGAAATCTTATTTTTGAGACGATTAATTTAGCTGTAACTTGTCATTCATTGACGCGAAGACGCTATGAATATCAATATTGATGACCTAGTTAGGAATCAAGGCGAAGAATTTGATACCGATAATAAGCATAGATATCAAATAGCCCACCCACAAAAGCACAAGTCAGACTGATGACAAATAACCCATTTATGGGACTACCAGTACCAAACGTGGCGAGAAAATGCAGAATCTGAGAGGGGATGTCCTCAGTTAGCCCTTGTAAACCAGGAACAAAGCTAGAAAGGCAAAAACAGACCAGCATAACGCCGACTAAGAACATAGGAGCAATAAAACTGAAAACGGTAGTGAGTACCAGGGAGCGGAGAAAGTTGGTAAAAATGCTCATTATCGGGCAATCTCCAAGAGTAAGGTGAGCGATCGCTAAAAAGCAGCACGTCAATTTCTACAATACGTGCGATCGCTCCCGAAAGGTCAATTTGTCAAAAATCTTAAGTTTCCATTAAAAGAACAGGCTAATATAACCATCAAATAATGCGGCTATTTTTAAGGCTTCCAATCCGCAAAACCCTTGTTAGATGAGGATTTATTTTCTGTCCAATAAATTTAAACGAGTTATGTCAAGACTAATATTATGCTTAACTTTCTGAGAGAGTCTTTAACCTAAGTTAACGTTTGGACAGAGAGCGATCAGCTAATAGTGTTTCACTTTAAGATTGAGATGAGGAGATAGATATCGGCTTCTTTGAGAAGCCGGGGATCTGGGTAGAGACTATTTTCTGATAAGAAAAGTGATAACAGATGACAAATAAGCAAGGACTTTCGCTATTCTGAAAGCAGTTACCGAGTTAACTGGAAAACATTGAGCAAGACTAGATCCAAATCCAGTTTAGGCGCTTGGAGCCAGCGATTACTGGCGGCGTTTTTTTTAGGTGGACAAGTAATAGTTCACCTGATGAGAGGCAAAATCCATCGCCGCAACACCATAGAACAACTAGCCGCAGTAGGCCCTGATTCCCTATTTATCGCCTTATTGACGGCCGTTTTCGTGGGTGCAGTATTTACAATTCAAGTAGCGCGGGAGTTTATCAACTTTGGCGCAGGAAATCTCGTTGGAGGTGTGTTAGCAGTAGCCTTAACTAGAGAACTCACACCTGTGCTAACAGCAGTCATTTTAGCCGGACGGGTTGGTTCTGCATTTGCGGCTGAAATAGGCACAATGCGAGTCACAGAACAAATTGATGCTCTGTTGATGTTAAAAACAGACCCCATTGATTATTTAGTTATTCCCCGCATCCTAGCTTGTTTATTCATGCTGCCCATCCTCACCCTGCTATCCTTAGTTACCGGGATGTTTGGAGGAATGATCATTGCTACCCACATTTACAACCTATCGGACACAGTATTTTTAGACTCAGCCCGTAACTTTCTGGACATCTGGGACATCGTTAGCGCCATGATTAAAGCAAGTTGCTTTGGCGTTTTAATCGCCATCATTGGTTGTAGTTGGGGTTTAACCACCACAGGAGGAGCCAAAGGTGTGGGACAATCTACCACAACTGCTGTTGTTACCGCCTTGCTAATTATCTTTATTAGCAACTTCTTTCTATCATGGTTGATGTTTCAAGGAACAGGTGGTGGATTATCTCCAGGACTGTGAAGAAGGCAGAGAGGCAGGGGAGCAGGGGAGCAGGGGAGCAGGGGAGCAGGGGAGATAACTTAATGACAACTGACAACTGAACAAGGAGTAAAAATTGTGACTACTTCATCTGTGCCTAACGTCTTATCTACAGTGGAACTCAAGCCAAGTTACAATATCCCTATTGTGTTGGTGCTTGCTTCCATTCCCCTACTGCTGATGAAATTGTGGATAGGAGGAGTGTTGACGCTGCTGGGATTATTTCTGATGTTGCAAGCTGTAACACTGCGGTTTCAATTTACCGCCACTGATTTTGATCTTTATCGGGGTGAAAAGTTAATTCGGCGTTTTCCCTACCAAGAATGGCAAAACTGGCGTATTTTCTGGAATAGAGTTCCCATCTTGTTTTACTTTAAAGAAATCCACAGCATTCACTTTTTACCGATTTTATTTGACCCCAACACCTTAAAATCTTGCTTAGAAGAGCGGTGTCCACGGATTTAGTGCTGAGTTATGATTGTTTTTGATTTATTGGCGTTATAGAATTACATTATTGTTTATGAACCCAGAGGAATCTCAAGCTTCAAAACCGATTGATGAATGGTGGGAAGAAACGCCAGAACAAAGTCCTATAGGTGAAATATCGGCAAACCTATCTAGTGATTCAGTCTTAGAGACAGAAACACCAACACCATCGGATGAACTACAAGCAGATGATATTGATTTTGAGTCACCCATCGCCAAGACAAAAGGACAAGAACCTCAAATAGAACCAACAGAGGAGTCTAACGGCGATTTAGTGGAATTAGTGACACAAAAACTAGACACTGGGGCGATGGAGTCAGAATCAGAACTTAATTCACTATATGCAGTAGCAGCACAACGAGTAGCCCAGTTACAGGAAACTGAAGCATCACTGAAAGCGGAAATATCCCAACTGCAAATTACTTACAAAACCCTTCAGGGACAAGTTAGCGAAACTCAAACAACACTCTCGAAGATGGTGCAAGAGTCCCTTGCACTTTTAGAACAACGTAAACAGGCATTGCAAATTTCTGTAGAACAACTGGAACGACGACAAGAACGCATTAGAAATGAAATGCGAACGACTTTTGCTGGTACATCTCAAGATTTGGCAATTCGGGTACAGGGTTTTAAAGACTATCTCACAGGTAGTTTACAGGATTTGGCAGCCGCAGCAGAGCAGTTGCAACTTGTGCCGGCTGTGAGGGAACGAGAAAGAGAAAAACCAGCGGTAAAGGAAGCCAAACCTGTTGAAGAACAGCCTCAAACTTTGCAACTGGCACAACAACAGTTTCAAGATACAACAAAACAAATTCGCCGTTTAATTGATCAATATCGCAACCAGCCAGATTATTATGGTCCTGCATGGCAGCTAAGGCGTACTTTTGAACCTGTTCACGCCGAAAGAGTCTCTAATTGGTTTTTTACCTTGGGGGGACGGGGTGCGTTGCGGACGATGGGTAGCAGGTTGCAGAATATTTTGATTGCTTCTTCAGCAATTTCGATTTTACATAAACTATATGGCGATCGCTTACGTACTCTGATTTTAGCTAATAGTCCAGAACGTTTGGGCGAATGGCGACGGGGTTTACAAGATTGTTTAGGTATCGGTCGTCCTGATTTTGGACCCGACAGAGGTGTGGTATTATTTGAAGCACCTACGGCTTTGGCACAAAAAGCTGACAGATTAGTTAAATCTAATCAAATGCCTTTAATTGTCATTGATGATTCTGAGGAGCAAATTAGTTTAGGCTTATTACAATTTCCTTTGTGGTTAGCTTTTGCACCAGATCCAAAAATGATGCGTGATAGAGATTTTGATGATGATTTTTAATTAGTCATTAGTCATTAGTCATTGGTTCTTGGTTATTCTCCACACTTGCTTTCTGACTCCAGACTCCTAACTCCTAACTCCTAACTCTTGAATTCTTACTTTTGAATTATGGCTATTTGGTTGACTTTGTGTGGGGTAGTGGTTTTATTAGCTTATCTATTGGGTTCTTTCCCCACTGGGTATATTGCGGCTAAGTTGTTAAAAGGAATTGATATTCGAGAAGTTGGTTCTGGTTCAACTGGTGCAACAAATGTCCTGAGAACTTTGGGTAAGGGACCAGGGGCATTTGTGTTATTTGCTGATTGTTTAAAGGGAGTTTTAGCAATAAATCTGGTTTACGTTTTATTCAATCTTGTTCCAAATTACAATTTCATACCACTGAATTTAGATGTGCAACTATGGCAACCTTGGTTAGTCACTTTGGTTGGTTTAGGGGCAATTTTAGGACATAGTAAATCAATCTTTTTGGGTTTTACTGGTGGTAAGTCTGTAGCTACCAGTTTGGGTATTTTATTGGCCATGTGTTGGCAGGTTGGTTTGGCTACTTTTGGTGTTTTTGCTGTGGTTTTCGCTATATCGAGAATTGTTTCTTTAAGTTCAATTTCTGGTGCTGTTGCTGTTTCTATTTTGATGGTGGTTTTCCAGCAACCTTTAATATATATTCTGTTTACTCTTGCTGGTGGGTCATATGTAATTATTCGTCATCGCAGTAATATTGAAAGGTTGCTTGCGGGTACGGAACCAAAAATTGGGCAGAAGGTGGAGACTGAATCTGAACAAACGGCGTAGAAGCCTGGGAATTAATTCCCAGTCTAATAGCGAAAGTCGGCTGAAGCCGACTAGGATATTTTTATTTTGATGAGAAGATAGTGATTACTCCTGTCGCGGTGTTAGAACAGAGCAGAACTTTTAATAGCAGTTGCTTTATCAGGAAATCCACCACTTGAAATTGCGGAAGAACTAAAAGATTTATTTGTACAAATTAACATTCATAAATATTTTGCCCGTCGAGGAGTTGTATTTGATGCAGCCAAACTTCAGATTTTGACTTAGAAATTAACTATTAATAAAATTCATTTTTATTGGTAGGTTAAACAGTCGTTAACCCACCCTACAAATTTACCTATTCTTTGTGCTGATGAAATCGAATACCTATGAAAATATCATAGACAAACTCAAAGAAGTCCTTTTTCTGCAATAACCCGGAAGTTTGAGGACTACCTTTTTCATCTAAAAGCGGCTTCATGAGATAGTAAGCAGGTTGGTAATTATACCAAGGAATCGAAGGCCACAAATGATGAATCAGGTGGTAATTCTGTCCTAAAATCAGGATGTTGAGAACTTTACCAGGATATACGCGGGCATTTTTCCAGCGATTACGTTCCACAAAAGGACGATGGGGTAAATAATCAAAAAATAACCCTAATGCGATTCCCACTATAAACGCTGGAATAAACCAAAAATTGAGAATATAGCCCAAAAAGTGATATTGGACGGAAATATAAACAATAGAAACTACAATCAAACGGCTAATAAACCATTCCAGTAGCTCATATTTGCGCCACAATTGCCGTTGAAAGAAAAATACTTCATGGTACAAAAACCGCACCGCAATCAACCACAATGGACCACCTGTAGAGACGTAATGATCTGGGTCGTCATTTGGGTGATTGACATTACCATGATGCTGAAGATGTACTCGTGTAAATACTGGAAAAGCAAAAGCTAAAATTAAGGCGCTACTATGCCCTAACATAGCATTAATCACCCGGTTACGATGGGCGGACTGATGACAAGCATCATGAATCACCGTCCCAGAACAGTGTAAGGCCAGAGTATTAATGCTAAAGCATAGCCAATGCGGCCATTGCCAAACCCAATAACCAAAGTTAGATAATACCAACATTGTCACTACTACAAAAAACAGCAGTAGCGTTGGATTAAAATCACCAGGAGGTGCTAAAAGTTCTTTGGGCGGGATTGTCAGCGGCTTTTTTGCCTCCGACGTGAGCATTACTAACTCCTTCTCTGTCAAATATTAAGAATATACGATAAATCTTAGTAAAAAGTAAACTTATATCAATTTTTGTATAGTAAGATTTAACCGCAGTGTTGCTGATTAGGGGATGAATAGGTTGATTAACGGTTATGATTTCAAACTAGACGAGTGCTTTGATAAAAAAGCTCTCCCAGAAGAAGGTATTACAGTTTACCCATTCCGGTTAACACCGAGAAAAGTAGCTGGAGGATATTTGTCTATAAAGTTACTAACTGTACAATATCAAATCTATACCGCAGCCACCTCTTTAACTGCTTGTGACATTGATATAGCAGTGACTGAAAAGTAGAGGCCGCTTAATTTACCATTATTTCCCAGATAGATCCAAAAAATCCTGAAATCAGCCCATGACGCAATTAAGAGATTCTCTGCGCCGAACTAAAATTGTTGCTACTATTGGACCTGCTACCAGCAGTCCAGAAATGCTGAAAGCAATTATTGAAGCGGGTGCAACCACACTGCGGTTAAATTTTTCCCACGGAACTCATGCTGATCATCAGCGTAGTATCCGGTTAATTCGACAAACCGCCTTTGAACTTAATAGACCAGTTGCTATTCTCCAAGATTTGCAAGGTCCGAAAATTCGCTTGGGTAGGTTTGAAAATGGTTTTATAATTTTGGCTAAGGGCGATCGCTTCACTTTAACAAATCGCCCAGTGGTGGGAACCGAGGAAATCAGCTGCGTTACCTACGATTATTTAGCTGAAGAAGTCCCCGTCGGCTCAAAAATCCTCCTCGATGATGGACGTGTAGAAATGGTAGTGGAGGAGATTAACCGCGATAAAGGTGATTTACATTGTCGCGTCACAGTAGCTGGTAAACTTTCTAACAACAAAGGTGTCAATTTTCCGGGAGTTTACTTATCCATCAAAGCCATGACCGACAAAGACCGTGAGGATTTAATGTTTGGTCTTGACCAAGGTGTAGACTGGGTAGCACTTTCCTTTGTCCGCAACCCCCAGGATATTATCGAAATCAAAGAGCTAATTTCCAGCACTGGTAAAAACGTTCCTGTAGTTGCCAAAATTGAAAAGCATGAAGCCATTGAACAAATGGAAGCGGTTCTGTCTTTGTGTGATGGTGTAATGGTTGCTAGAGGCGATTTAGGGGTAGAACTACCAGCAGAAGATGTACCTGTACTACAAAAGCGGTTAATTGCTACAGCCAACCGTTTGGGTATTCCCATCATCACTGCTACCCAAATGTTAGATAGTATGGTGAGCAACCCCCGTCCTACCCGTGCGGAAGTATCCGATGTAGCTAACGCGATTTTAGATGGTACGGATGCGGTGATGCTTTCTAATGAAACCGCTGTTGGTAGCTACCCAGTGGAAGCAGTAGCAACTATGGCGAGAATTGCTGAACGCATTGAACAGGAAGACGCTCAAAACCCCAACTCCCGTCTGTCCAGAGATAACAGACGTTCTATTCCTAATGCTATTAGTCAAGCAGTTGGTCAAATTGCTGAGAATTTGGGCGCAGCAGCAATTATGACTTTGACACAAACGGGCGCAACTGCTCGCAACGTTTCTAAATTCCGTCCTAAAACGCCAATTTTAGCGATTACACCTCATGTAAATGTGGCGCGACAGTTACAGATGGTCTGGGGAGTAAAACCTCTGTTAGTGCTAGAATTGCCTTCTACGGGTCAGACATTCCAAGCAGCTATCAATGTAGCTCAGGAAAAAAATCTCTTGAGTGAGGGTGATTTGGTGGTAATGACTGCTGGCACGCTTCAAGGCGTTTCTGGGTCAACAGATTTGATTAAAGTTGAGGTGGTGACAGCGGTACTAGGCCAAGGAATTGGTTTAGGACAAGGTTCGGTCAGTGGTCGCGCCAGGGTAGTGCGTACTGGTATGGATGCAAGTAATTTTAATCATGGTGATATTTTGGTTGCATCCAGTACAGGAGTTGATTTTGTAGAAGCAATTCGCAAAGCTGGTGGTATTATTACTGAAGAGGAAAGTCTTACAAGTCATGCAGCAGTAATTGGTTTACGTCTTGGTGTACCTGTTATTGTCGGTGTCAAGGAAGCGACAAAGGTAATTAAAGACGGTGCAATTTTGACTTTGGATATGCAGCGGGGTTTGGTTTACTCGGGTGCGGTGGGAACACCATAAACAATTAAAAATTAAAAATTAAAGATTAAAACAAATAATTGTTGGTTTTTAATTTTTAGGTTTTCAAATAATAGGAGGTAATGGGTAATTTTTAATTATTCCCTCTTGCCTCTTCTCTAAGATTTACGTTAGTTCAAGAACAGTAATCAAACCGGATTCCTATATCAATCAGTATATCAAGACTCTGGAACTATTTGATGTGATTCTCATATTATTGCTATCAAGTAAGAATTTTATTACTTTTAGTATTACATATTTGAGTCTTGACGTAAATTTCTTTGTAAGAATTCAGTTAAAGCGATAAGATCCCCGACTTCTTTTATTTATTGTGTCCATAAATGATAAATTGATCTCAGAAGTCGGGGATCTGGATATGACTGATTGCTATGGCTGAATACTTACATTTTTTTTTTATCCATTGTCGAATTTCCTCCTGTTTAGGATTATAAATTCTCTTAAAGATATTGTTTTAAAACTTCAACTGTAGCTATTCCTGTTTTTTTCCAACTAAATTGATTTGCTCTTTTTAGACCTTTTTCTGAGAGTTGTTTTCTCATTTCTAAATCATTGATAATTGCTTGCATCGCTGCTGTAATTTCTCCTACGTTGTAGGGATTAATTAAAATAGCAGCATCTCCGGCAACTTCTGGAAGTGAGGAAAGATTAGAAGTAATTACTGGTGTACCACAGGCCATTGCTTCTAAAACTGGTAAACCAAACCCTTCCCATAAACTAGGGAAAACTAACGCAAGTGCTTGATTTATGATTGTTGGTAATTCGTCGTAAGGTACATAGTTGAGGAATTTTACTAAATGATTTATTCCTAATGTTTCAACTTGTGTTTCTAATAATGGGGTGTAACGTTTATCAATAGGTCCTACTAACCACAGTTCATAGTCATTTTTATTAGGTAGTGCGGAAAAAGCGGTTATTAAACGCTGAAGGTTTTTGTAAGGGTGTTGACGACCGATGTAGAGGAAATAGTTGCGAGTGGGGAGGTTGAGGAAGCGGAAATGTGAAGCATCATAAGCTAAAGAAATGGGTGTTATTTTCTTGGTAGGTATTTGGTAAAAGTCGGTAATGTCTTTAGCTGTTGCTTCGGAGTTACAAATAATGTGTTTTGCTTGGTTGAGGACTTGGGGGGTGTAGTAACGATGGTATGGTGTTAAAGGTGAGAAGGGTTTGGGAAAGCGTAATGGTATCATGTCGTGAGACATGATGATAAAGCGACAGTTGGTGTATAGGGGTGCTTCTGGGATGGGGGAAAATAAAAGTTGAGATTTGAGGTTTTGATAGATTTTTGGTAGTTGAAATTGTGTCCACATTAGACGGCGTAAATGTCCTTTAATTCCGTCCGCAGGAGTAAGATTATTTGGGACTGGGTAGCAGTTGAATTCAGGATATTTGTTTGCTGTTAATAGTGTAGGTTGGAGAGATTTTAAATAGGGAAAAAGATTTAACGCATAGTTGCTGATGCCGGTTGGTTGGGAGAAGATAACGGATAAATTGATGATGAGTTGATGAGAAAATGAATTATTTATTATGTTCATTAAGTAATGAGTAATAATTTATAAATCAGGATTCAGTTATAATTTTAATAATCTGTGTGGTTGCCATACCTCCACCATAAAGATTAGGTGGAATTTGAGTTTTTGAGGTATTTACATAAGCTGCTAATATTCCAGCAGTTATTTGATTAG
It contains:
- a CDS encoding MlaE family lipid ABC transporter permease subunit, whose translation is MSKTRSKSSLGAWSQRLLAAFFLGGQVIVHLMRGKIHRRNTIEQLAAVGPDSLFIALLTAVFVGAVFTIQVAREFINFGAGNLVGGVLAVALTRELTPVLTAVILAGRVGSAFAAEIGTMRVTEQIDALLMLKTDPIDYLVIPRILACLFMLPILTLLSLVTGMFGGMIIATHIYNLSDTVFLDSARNFLDIWDIVSAMIKASCFGVLIAIIGCSWGLTTTGGAKGVGQSTTTAVVTALLIIFISNFFLSWLMFQGTGGGLSPGL
- a CDS encoding DUF3119 family protein is translated as MTTSSVPNVLSTVELKPSYNIPIVLVLASIPLLLMKLWIGGVLTLLGLFLMLQAVTLRFQFTATDFDLYRGEKLIRRFPYQEWQNWRIFWNRVPILFYFKEIHSIHFLPILFDPNTLKSCLEERCPRI
- a CDS encoding DUF3086 domain-containing protein, which produces MNPEESQASKPIDEWWEETPEQSPIGEISANLSSDSVLETETPTPSDELQADDIDFESPIAKTKGQEPQIEPTEESNGDLVELVTQKLDTGAMESESELNSLYAVAAQRVAQLQETEASLKAEISQLQITYKTLQGQVSETQTTLSKMVQESLALLEQRKQALQISVEQLERRQERIRNEMRTTFAGTSQDLAIRVQGFKDYLTGSLQDLAAAAEQLQLVPAVREREREKPAVKEAKPVEEQPQTLQLAQQQFQDTTKQIRRLIDQYRNQPDYYGPAWQLRRTFEPVHAERVSNWFFTLGGRGALRTMGSRLQNILIASSAISILHKLYGDRLRTLILANSPERLGEWRRGLQDCLGIGRPDFGPDRGVVLFEAPTALAQKADRLVKSNQMPLIVIDDSEEQISLGLLQFPLWLAFAPDPKMMRDRDFDDDF
- the plsY gene encoding glycerol-3-phosphate 1-O-acyltransferase PlsY; this encodes MAIWLTLCGVVVLLAYLLGSFPTGYIAAKLLKGIDIREVGSGSTGATNVLRTLGKGPGAFVLFADCLKGVLAINLVYVLFNLVPNYNFIPLNLDVQLWQPWLVTLVGLGAILGHSKSIFLGFTGGKSVATSLGILLAMCWQVGLATFGVFAVVFAISRIVSLSSISGAVAVSILMVVFQQPLIYILFTLAGGSYVIIRHRSNIERLLAGTEPKIGQKVETESEQTA
- the crtR gene encoding beta-carotene hydroxylase; this translates as MLTSEAKKPLTIPPKELLAPPGDFNPTLLLFFVVVTMLVLSNFGYWVWQWPHWLCFSINTLALHCSGTVIHDACHQSAHRNRVINAMLGHSSALILAFAFPVFTRVHLQHHGNVNHPNDDPDHYVSTGGPLWLIAVRFLYHEVFFFQRQLWRKYELLEWFISRLIVVSIVYISVQYHFLGYILNFWFIPAFIVGIALGLFFDYLPHRPFVERNRWKNARVYPGKVLNILILGQNYHLIHHLWPSIPWYNYQPAYYLMKPLLDEKGSPQTSGLLQKKDFFEFVYDIFIGIRFHQHKE
- the pyk gene encoding pyruvate kinase gives rise to the protein MTQLRDSLRRTKIVATIGPATSSPEMLKAIIEAGATTLRLNFSHGTHADHQRSIRLIRQTAFELNRPVAILQDLQGPKIRLGRFENGFIILAKGDRFTLTNRPVVGTEEISCVTYDYLAEEVPVGSKILLDDGRVEMVVEEINRDKGDLHCRVTVAGKLSNNKGVNFPGVYLSIKAMTDKDREDLMFGLDQGVDWVALSFVRNPQDIIEIKELISSTGKNVPVVAKIEKHEAIEQMEAVLSLCDGVMVARGDLGVELPAEDVPVLQKRLIATANRLGIPIITATQMLDSMVSNPRPTRAEVSDVANAILDGTDAVMLSNETAVGSYPVEAVATMARIAERIEQEDAQNPNSRLSRDNRRSIPNAISQAVGQIAENLGAAAIMTLTQTGATARNVSKFRPKTPILAITPHVNVARQLQMVWGVKPLLVLELPSTGQTFQAAINVAQEKNLLSEGDLVVMTAGTLQGVSGSTDLIKVEVVTAVLGQGIGLGQGSVSGRARVVRTGMDASNFNHGDILVASSTGVDFVEAIRKAGGIITEEESLTSHAAVIGLRLGVPVIVGVKEATKVIKDGAILTLDMQRGLVYSGAVGTP
- a CDS encoding glycosyltransferase family 4 protein; this translates as MNIINNSFSHQLIINLSVIFSQPTGISNYALNLFPYLKSLQPTLLTANKYPEFNCYPVPNNLTPADGIKGHLRRLMWTQFQLPKIYQNLKSQLLFSPIPEAPLYTNCRFIIMSHDMIPLRFPKPFSPLTPYHRYYTPQVLNQAKHIICNSEATAKDITDFYQIPTKKITPISLAYDASHFRFLNLPTRNYFLYIGRQHPYKNLQRLITAFSALPNKNDYELWLVGPIDKRYTPLLETQVETLGINHLVKFLNYVPYDELPTIINQALALVFPSLWEGFGLPVLEAMACGTPVITSNLSSLPEVAGDAAILINPYNVGEITAAMQAIINDLEMRKQLSEKGLKRANQFSWKKTGIATVEVLKQYL